One genomic segment of Arthrobacter sp. JZ12 includes these proteins:
- a CDS encoding AI-2E family transporter codes for MQERSGPWRDGLGRTASRAAQILLILTLVVVAVYALLQIRLLVIPVIIALILAAAIGPFVNMLRRRGVPGGLATAIAFLALLVVLGAIITVIVVSVRNQADELITAATEGLDELQAFLTSGPFPIAPEQLDEARTAVIDYATSAQFRSGAISGVSVVAEFLAGSTLMIVILFFFLKDGNKIWEFFLRPFSGERERKLRRSGTRTLEVLGGYVRGTAIVALVDTVAIGVALLILQVPLAIPLAMIVFIGAFIPLVGATVAGILAALVALVANGPIVALIVVAVVVAVNQLEGDLLQPIVMGNALRLHALVILLALTAGTILAGIVGAVLSVPIAAVTWAVLQVWTAEDPRLEPLNPDLPPAGSEPT; via the coding sequence ATGCAAGAGCGATCCGGTCCCTGGCGGGACGGATTGGGGCGAACGGCGTCGCGTGCGGCGCAGATCCTCCTGATACTTACCCTGGTGGTGGTGGCCGTCTACGCCCTGCTCCAGATCCGCCTACTGGTCATCCCGGTCATCATCGCGCTGATTCTTGCCGCCGCCATCGGCCCGTTCGTAAACATGCTGCGACGGCGTGGCGTCCCTGGGGGCCTGGCAACCGCGATTGCGTTCCTTGCCTTGCTCGTTGTGCTCGGCGCAATCATCACCGTCATTGTGGTTTCGGTTCGCAACCAGGCCGATGAACTGATTACCGCCGCGACAGAGGGCCTGGACGAGTTGCAGGCTTTCCTCACCAGCGGCCCATTCCCCATCGCACCGGAGCAGCTCGACGAGGCGCGCACCGCCGTCATTGATTACGCCACCAGCGCGCAGTTCCGCTCGGGCGCGATCTCCGGAGTCTCGGTGGTGGCCGAATTCCTGGCCGGCTCCACCCTCATGATCGTGATCCTGTTCTTCTTCCTCAAGGACGGCAATAAGATCTGGGAGTTCTTCCTGAGGCCCTTCAGCGGCGAGCGTGAGCGGAAGCTGCGACGCTCGGGAACCCGCACGCTTGAGGTGCTCGGCGGATACGTTCGGGGAACGGCCATCGTGGCGCTCGTGGATACGGTTGCGATCGGTGTCGCCCTGCTGATTCTCCAGGTCCCGCTGGCTATCCCTCTGGCCATGATCGTCTTCATCGGCGCTTTCATTCCGCTCGTCGGGGCAACGGTTGCCGGAATCCTCGCCGCCCTGGTGGCACTCGTGGCGAATGGGCCGATTGTCGCGCTCATTGTGGTCGCCGTCGTCGTCGCTGTGAACCAACTCGAAGGTGACCTTCTGCAGCCGATCGTGATGGGAAATGCCCTTCGACTGCACGCGCTGGTGATCCTGCTGGCGCTGACAGCGGGAACCATTCTCGCAGGCATCGTGGGAGCGGTACTCTCAGTGCCCATCGCCGCGGTCACCTGGGCGGTGCTCCAGGTCTGGACCGCCGAAGACCCACGCCTTGAACCACTGAACCCGGATCTTCCGCCGGCCGGCAGTGAGCCCACCTAG